The Paenibacillus uliginis N3/975 genome has a window encoding:
- a CDS encoding sodium-dependent transporter: MSLQQGNPTAPGKNDRFSSMGFILAAIGSSVGLGNMWKFPYITGEHGGAAFFLLFITCLIIIGLPVLLAELAIGRAGRGSAATSYVKAGGPKAFGPLGLLQVIAPFIILSFYVIIAGWTLHYAFLSFSGQLFVDSNFGGQFTAFTGGYMPMVWQVVAIALTGFVVARGISGGIEKFNKILIPGLIMLLIVLMIRAVTLPGAGAGVSFFLNPDFSKLSTEAALVALGHAFFSLSLGMGILLTYGAYVDKRQSLGTATLAIGAGDLIYAFIAGLIIFPTTASFGIEPDAGPSLVFIALPAAFSAMPFGTFFGGLFFVLLSFAALTSTVSLLEVPVSYAMERWGWGRTKSVIVITVSILLVGLPSVLSFGTVPLLDDIGGKSFFDWMDFITSNILLPIGGLITTIFAGYYWKGAAEGAGLKSGWFRVWLFMLRYVAPILVFLVLLHTTGVINFE; this comes from the coding sequence ATGAGTTTACAACAAGGGAATCCGACAGCTCCCGGTAAGAATGATCGTTTTTCTTCAATGGGTTTTATTCTGGCTGCAATCGGAAGTTCTGTAGGCCTGGGGAACATGTGGAAATTTCCGTACATTACCGGGGAGCATGGTGGAGCGGCTTTTTTCCTTCTCTTCATCACCTGCCTGATCATTATCGGTCTGCCTGTGCTTCTGGCTGAACTTGCAATTGGACGTGCCGGGCGTGGAAGTGCCGCAACTTCTTATGTCAAGGCAGGCGGGCCCAAGGCATTCGGTCCTTTAGGGCTGCTGCAGGTTATTGCGCCATTCATCATCTTGTCCTTTTACGTCATTATCGCAGGCTGGACGCTTCATTATGCGTTTTTATCGTTCAGCGGGCAGTTATTTGTGGATTCTAATTTCGGAGGGCAATTTACTGCCTTTACTGGCGGTTATATGCCGATGGTATGGCAGGTGGTAGCCATTGCGCTTACAGGGTTTGTCGTGGCACGCGGTATATCCGGAGGTATTGAGAAGTTTAACAAAATACTGATTCCGGGCCTTATTATGCTGTTGATCGTGCTCATGATCCGAGCGGTTACACTGCCAGGGGCAGGAGCCGGGGTATCCTTCTTCCTGAACCCGGACTTCTCCAAGCTGTCTACAGAAGCTGCATTGGTCGCTCTGGGACATGCCTTCTTCTCACTATCCCTGGGCATGGGTATTCTGCTTACCTATGGCGCTTATGTAGACAAGCGTCAATCGCTCGGCACGGCAACACTTGCCATTGGAGCCGGTGACCTTATCTATGCATTCATTGCAGGTCTCATTATTTTCCCAACCACCGCTTCTTTTGGTATTGAGCCGGACGCAGGACCATCACTTGTCTTTATCGCCCTGCCAGCAGCCTTTTCGGCCATGCCATTTGGTACATTCTTCGGCGGTCTGTTCTTTGTCCTGCTTTCGTTCGCAGCATTGACCTCTACCGTCTCACTACTTGAAGTACCGGTGTCCTACGCTATGGAACGTTGGGGCTGGGGCCGTACAAAGTCCGTAATCGTTATAACCGTGTCCATTCTGTTGGTCGGTCTTCCATCCGTCTTGTCATTCGGTACGGTACCATTACTTGACGATATCGGAGGAAAGTCGTTCTTTGACTGGATGGATTTCATCACCTCCAACATCCTGCTTCCGATCGGCGGACTTATAACTACGATCTTTGCGGGATATTACTGGAAAGGGGCCGCCGAAGGCGCAGGCCTGAAATCCGGCTGGTTCCGTGTATGGCTCTTCATGCTGCGATATGTAGCACCGATTCTCGTGTTCCTCGTGCTGCTGCATACGACGGGAGTTATTAATTTTGAATAA
- the mraY gene encoding phospho-N-acetylmuramoyl-pentapeptide-transferase has protein sequence MFGILGVSGLSFLLVAVLTPLLIKGLHTLKLTQPIRTELPPDHQAKRGTPLMAGLILLTGVAMSLQFHPTPLMMFLCITFILFSSIGFMDDYKKAVFQDPSGISGRMKLTFQFAFTGALLFVLFRSFGLTSNISLFQEFQLQLPIYIYLPVMLLFVVGSANAINFTDGLDGLLINVSIPTYFFFFLISERPEVQVFSLVMIGCLLGLFLYNIYPARAFMGDTGSLAIGGSLSILAVIEKVEILIPILFSVYLAEQLSVILQVWYYKRTKLRLFRMAPIHYHFNLKYGWSENKIVMVFGFISWFSVLICWLLWKYVLGGNS, from the coding sequence ATGTTCGGGATTTTAGGCGTGTCTGGTTTATCATTCTTACTAGTCGCGGTGTTGACGCCGCTGCTCATTAAAGGATTACACACGCTGAAGCTTACGCAGCCAATTCGCACGGAACTGCCACCAGACCATCAAGCCAAGCGTGGAACACCGCTCATGGCAGGCCTTATTTTGCTGACAGGTGTAGCGATGTCACTTCAGTTTCATCCCACCCCTCTAATGATGTTTTTATGCATTACGTTTATACTGTTTAGCTCCATCGGCTTTATGGACGATTACAAAAAGGCCGTGTTTCAGGATCCCTCAGGTATTTCTGGTCGCATGAAACTCACTTTTCAATTTGCATTTACTGGGGCGCTGCTATTTGTGCTGTTCCGTTCGTTTGGTCTGACAAGTAACATCTCGTTGTTCCAGGAATTCCAGCTGCAATTGCCCATTTATATATATCTGCCGGTCATGCTGCTGTTCGTGGTCGGCTCCGCCAATGCCATCAATTTTACGGACGGGCTGGATGGACTGTTAATTAATGTGTCGATCCCGACCTATTTTTTCTTCTTTCTGATTTCAGAGAGACCCGAAGTACAAGTATTCTCGCTCGTTATGATTGGCTGTCTGCTCGGTCTGTTTCTGTACAATATTTATCCGGCTCGAGCATTTATGGGCGATACCGGATCACTCGCGATTGGAGGCTCACTCTCCATTTTGGCAGTGATCGAGAAGGTTGAGATTTTGATCCCGATCCTGTTCTCTGTTTATCTAGCAGAACAGCTATCTGTTATCTTGCAGGTCTGGTATTACAAACGTACGAAGTTGCGGCTGTTCCGGATGGCCCCTATTCATTATCACTTCAATCTCAAGTATGGCTGGAGCGAGAACAAGATTGTTATGGTGTTTGGTTTTATCTCCTGGTTTTCAGTGCTTATTTGCTGGCTTCTATGGAAGTATGTACTCGGTGGAAATTCATAA